A stretch of the Rosa rugosa chromosome 5, drRosRugo1.1, whole genome shotgun sequence genome encodes the following:
- the LOC133708362 gene encoding uncharacterized protein LOC133708362 yields MATVTTTPQLLLCTNRAIFATRTRFRKPDPVALEAQKWSSQSLRVSKLKPLVVCHAARRKPTTAFQPETENENSRLLFQTSLWVAEAVYILWLFLLPYAPGDPVWAISSDTVNSLLGLSLNFFFVLPLFNSVGINFIDAPVLHPMSEGLFNFVIGWTFMFAPLLFTDGKRDRYKGSLDVLWGFQMFLTNTFLIPYMAIRLNAPESDCTPSKRSQLGDVMTNGAPIVGLVGGGICLISALWALYGRMDSNFGGISERWEFLINYLGSERLAYAFIWDIVLYSVFQPWLIGDNLQNVKSDKIGIVNYLRFVPVIGLVAYLLCLNLDEEL; encoded by the exons ATGGCCACCGTTACTACGACACCTCAGCTTCTGCTCTGCACCAACCGCGCCATTTTCGCAACCCGAACCCGATTCCGCAAACCCGACCCTGTAGCATTGGAAGCCCAAAAATGGTCTTCACAGTCACTCAGGGTCTCAAAGTTGAAGCCACTAGTTGTGTGCCACGCGGCGCGTCGGAAACCCACCACCGCTTTCCAACCGGAGACTGAAAATGAAAATTCCCGGCTACTGTTTCAGACTAGTCTCTGGGTTGCTGAAGCAGTCTACATTCTGTggctgtttcttcttccttacGCTCCT GGAGACCCAGTGTGGGCTATAAGTTCAGATACAGTGAATTCTCTTCTGGGCCTCTCTTTGAACTTCTTCTTTGTCTTGCCTCTTTTCAACTCTG TTGGTATTAATTTTATTGATGCCCCAGTTCTTCACCCG ATGTCTGAAGGGCTATTCAACTTTGTGATTGGGTGGACATTCATGTTTGCTCCTTTGCTTTTCACTGATGGGAAGAGGGACAGATACAAAGGGTCTCTTGATGTCTTATGGGGCTTTCAGATGTTCCTTACAAATA CATTTTTGATACCTTACATGGCTATTCGGCTGAATGCACCTGAATCAGACTGCACTCCCAGCAAGCGCTCACAGCTTGGGGATGTGATGACCAACGGTGCTCCCATTGTCGGACTTGTTGGTGGAGGGATATGTCTGATATCTGCATTATGGGCACTTTATGGCCGAATGGACAGCAATTTCGGTGGCATTTCTGAGCGATGGGAGTTCTTGATCAATTATCTAGGATCCGAGAGGCTGGCTTATGCATTCATTTGGGATATAGTTCTCTATAGCGTCTTTCAGCCTTGGTTGATAGGCGATAATCTTCAAAATGTTAAGAGCGATAAGATTGGTATTGTAAATTACCTTAGATTTGTGCCAGTGATTGGCTTAGTTGCTTACCTTCTTTGTTTGAACCTTGATGAGGAACTGTAA